From Mucilaginibacter rubeus, a single genomic window includes:
- a CDS encoding LexA family protein has translation MLRLKQHREKRDVLGFRLPMLTHEEPELDISEIIVMDPDNTFFMRMGSDSMRGHCILKDHVLVIDRTLQPVPGSIVVFFHEGGFYTREYQPQGTKLILKADEPKDSISIENSETWVCWGVVTLTLNPVLQPQHRTGRYARVCTC, from the coding sequence ATGCTGAGATTGAAGCAACATCGGGAGAAAAGAGATGTACTGGGGTTCCGGCTTCCGATGCTGACGCATGAGGAACCGGAACTGGACATATCGGAGATCATTGTCATGGATCCCGATAATACTTTTTTTATGCGTATGGGCAGCGACTCGATGCGGGGGCACTGCATCCTCAAAGATCATGTGCTGGTCATCGACCGTACGCTGCAACCAGTTCCTGGCAGTATTGTCGTTTTTTTCCATGAGGGCGGCTTTTACACCCGCGAATATCAGCCGCAGGGAACAAAATTGATCCTGAAAGCCGACGAACCTAAAGATTCGATCTCCATTGAAAACAGTGAGACCTGGGTTTGCTGGGGAGTGGTTACACTGACACTTAATCCGGTCTTGCAGCCGCAACACAGAACAGGGAGGTACGCACGTGTTTGCACATGTTGA
- a CDS encoding Y-family DNA polymerase, which translates to MFAHVDINNCYVSCERLFNPALEGRVVVVLSNNDGCVIARSIEAKAIGIKMADAEFMVRQNLKENNAAIFSSNYALYADMSARLMNNLARYTYTLMVYSIDEAFMALGNISDLDLEKHTAAISENVMRHTGLPITVGVGPTMALAKLANKAAKKQKRNFLVLDTDEKVDATVRDFPIEDVWGVGHQYYHKLTEFGVKTAHDFRELKADFVRQHMTVQGWRLHQELWGKPCNIIKDVAERSKGIESSQSFNSYQTELEPLEEAVAMHAATVALKLRQQQSMALTLTIYLRTNKHNVKHDQHYPSITVKVPFAANTTYQLTRVAVQAIRAIYQPGYNYLKTGVRATGIIPAGEVQYHMFSVYEHSKEQKLSELMDGLNSRYGRGTVRLGADSFERKWIMKQEFLSHQYTTDWKDIIVTQ; encoded by the coding sequence GTGTTTGCACATGTTGATATTAATAACTGTTATGTGAGCTGCGAGCGGTTATTTAACCCGGCGCTCGAAGGCAGGGTAGTGGTCGTCCTGTCGAACAATGACGGCTGCGTGATCGCCCGCAGCATCGAGGCCAAGGCCATCGGTATTAAAATGGCTGACGCGGAATTCATGGTCAGGCAAAACCTGAAGGAAAACAATGCCGCCATTTTCAGCAGCAACTACGCGCTGTATGCCGACATGAGCGCCCGTTTGATGAATAACCTGGCGCGTTATACCTATACATTGATGGTGTATAGCATCGATGAGGCATTTATGGCACTGGGTAATATCAGTGATCTGGACCTTGAAAAACATACCGCCGCGATCAGTGAGAATGTGATGCGACATACCGGTTTACCGATCACGGTTGGTGTCGGGCCAACGATGGCGCTGGCCAAGCTGGCCAATAAAGCCGCCAAAAAACAAAAGCGAAACTTTCTTGTGCTGGACACGGATGAAAAGGTAGATGCTACAGTTCGTGATTTTCCGATTGAAGATGTTTGGGGAGTCGGCCATCAATACTATCATAAACTCACAGAATTCGGCGTAAAGACCGCCCATGATTTCCGTGAATTGAAAGCCGATTTTGTGCGTCAGCATATGACCGTGCAGGGCTGGAGACTACACCAGGAACTCTGGGGCAAGCCCTGTAATATCATTAAAGATGTCGCGGAACGTTCCAAAGGAATTGAAAGCAGCCAGAGTTTCAATAGTTACCAGACTGAATTGGAACCCTTAGAGGAGGCCGTGGCCATGCATGCCGCGACAGTGGCACTGAAGCTGCGTCAGCAGCAAAGCATGGCGCTCACGCTGACCATTTACCTTCGGACCAACAAGCATAATGTTAAACATGACCAGCACTATCCCAGCATCACGGTTAAAGTACCTTTTGCTGCAAACACTACCTACCAGCTCACGCGGGTAGCGGTACAGGCCATCCGTGCTATTTACCAGCCCGGTTACAATTACCTGAAAACAGGGGTAAGGGCGACGGGCATTATTCCCGCCGGGGAAGTACAATACCATATGTTTTCCGTCTATGAGCACAGCAAAGAGCAAAAGCTATCCGAACTGATGGATGGCCTGAATAGCCGCTATGGCCGCGGTACAGTACGCCTCGGAGCGGATAGCTTTGAGCGTAAATGGATCATGAAACAGGAATTTCTAAGCCATCAGTATACCACGGACTGGAAGGATATTATCGTTACCCAATAA
- a CDS encoding SOS response-associated peptidase family protein, whose translation MCGHVEIGEQKDLKIITRDGGAYTAKSNTAGNPGSMLPVVTDTMPGKVQQFRWGLLSLDDDRIHSKNKHARVESLFLVPLWSELVGKKHCVVRVQAYFEYNPGQQVTYKVERADGQPMYIAGLWDIWIDIKTNILIPTFVMITVPPNSAIAGIHDRMPAIMERADVKDWINGSLSGQERVKELRMKPCPPQNMLITVHKDHK comes from the coding sequence ATGTGTGGGCATGTAGAAATAGGGGAACAAAAAGATCTGAAGATCATCACACGTGACGGTGGCGCTTATACAGCAAAAAGCAATACCGCAGGTAACCCGGGATCAATGCTGCCGGTGGTTACCGACACTATGCCAGGCAAAGTGCAGCAATTCCGTTGGGGGCTGCTCTCGCTGGACGATGACCGTATCCATAGTAAAAACAAACATGCGCGCGTCGAATCGCTTTTCCTCGTGCCGCTTTGGAGCGAGCTTGTCGGTAAAAAACATTGCGTTGTTCGTGTCCAGGCCTATTTCGAATATAATCCTGGGCAGCAGGTTACCTATAAAGTTGAAAGGGCAGACGGCCAACCTATGTATATCGCCGGGCTTTGGGATATCTGGATCGATATCAAAACCAATATCCTGATCCCTACATTTGTCATGATCACCGTTCCTCCGAATTCGGCTATAGCCGGCATACACGACCGGATGCCCGCGATCATGGAACGAGCAGATGTTAAAGACTGGATTAACGGCAGTCTAAGCGGCCAGGAGCGGGTGAAGGAATTGCGTATGAAGCCCTGCCCGCCGCAAAACATGCTCATTACTGTTCATAAAGATCATAAATAG
- a CDS encoding helix-turn-helix domain-containing protein yields the protein MKNLGKNIRLLRHQKGWSQEETARQLAISIPAFSKIETGVTDINLSRLEQIAKLFELPVTELLSLGTARSDTDSETLGKLNAKVRNRELELADLQKKVIELYEELRHVKVTI from the coding sequence ATGAAAAATCTCGGGAAAAACATTCGCCTGCTACGGCACCAAAAAGGCTGGAGCCAGGAAGAAACAGCGAGGCAGTTAGCTATATCAATTCCCGCATTCTCCAAAATTGAAACTGGTGTTACGGATATCAATTTATCCAGGCTGGAACAAATCGCCAAGCTATTTGAACTGCCGGTTACCGAATTATTGAGCTTAGGCACAGCACGATCTGATACTGATTCAGAAACACTTGGGAAACTAAATGCCAAAGTTCGGAACCGTGAACTGGAATTGGCGGACCTTCAGAAAAAAGTGATCGAATTATATGAGGAGCTACGCCACGTCAAAGTCACCATCTGA
- a CDS encoding DUF4385 domain-containing protein, translating to MQQPSYLNFDAAKYAWKPDIDYKKYPERYMVGKGEQGVLICEPYKSEIGKYWRFKTKSLAEESSQKIYELFNEYLAAGDFVGADMARKYLQMGYTRARRYANYRGGRKYDAAQDHALLERGTGDPEKADAAKVFYARWKAAEANEVYAAMKKDWKHARG from the coding sequence ATGCAACAACCCAGCTACCTGAATTTCGATGCGGCGAAATATGCCTGGAAACCCGATATTGACTATAAGAAATATCCTGAACGATACATGGTGGGTAAAGGTGAACAGGGAGTCCTGATCTGTGAACCTTACAAAAGTGAGATCGGGAAATATTGGCGCTTTAAAACAAAATCACTAGCGGAGGAAAGCAGCCAGAAAATCTATGAATTATTTAATGAATATTTAGCGGCCGGCGATTTTGTGGGTGCAGATATGGCCCGGAAATACTTGCAGATGGGGTACACGCGCGCACGTCGCTACGCGAATTACAGGGGAGGCAGGAAATATGATGCGGCGCAGGATCACGCCTTGTTGGAACGGGGTACAGGGGATCCGGAAAAAGCAGATGCGGCTAAAGTATTTTATGCCAGATGGAAAGCAGCGGAGGCAAATGAAGTTTACGCCGCCATGAAAAAGGACTGGAAGCATGCGAGGGGTTAA
- a CDS encoding DUF2256 domain-containing protein — MFGAKKWEKVWEEVKYCSKKCKRSKTH, encoded by the coding sequence TTGTTTGGCGCAAAAAAGTGGGAAAAAGTTTGGGAAGAGGTCAAATACTGTTCGAAGAAATGCAAACGGAGCAAAACCCACTGA
- a CDS encoding 2'-5' RNA ligase family protein produces MRKRHFPPGRNFLKAHLTLFHRLPSEVVTREYFRSLQCRTFAMKVTGLRHLGAGVAYEIDSGELQEFHRKLSQYFHKVLIPQDRQPFKPHITIQNKVTPAASKDLLTELMGNFKPFTVTATGLDLWEYLGGPWRHSSSYDFLNEQ; encoded by the coding sequence ATGCGTAAGCGTCATTTCCCACCGGGCCGTAATTTTCTTAAAGCACATTTGACTTTATTCCACCGGTTGCCCAGTGAAGTGGTGACCAGGGAATATTTCAGGAGTTTGCAATGTCGCACCTTTGCAATGAAGGTTACCGGCTTGCGTCACCTCGGCGCAGGTGTGGCCTACGAAATTGATTCGGGAGAATTGCAGGAGTTTCATCGGAAATTAAGCCAATATTTTCACAAGGTGTTAATTCCACAGGACCGGCAACCATTCAAACCCCACATTACCATTCAAAATAAAGTGACGCCGGCGGCATCCAAAGATTTGCTGACTGAGCTAATGGGGAATTTCAAGCCATTTACGGTCACGGCCACCGGACTTGACTTATGGGAGTATCTTGGCGGTCCATGGCGTCACAGTTCAAGTTATGATTTTTTAAATGAACAATAG
- a CDS encoding catalase, with protein MEKKNTPPKKGTESAIDKKLVTQPENAKTESLKAHTADATGESMTTNTGLAINDDQNSLKAGDRGPSLLEDFILREKITHFDHERIPERVVHARGSGAHGIFKAYGNVSKATKAKFLLDTERETPLFVRFSTVAGSKGSTDLARDVRGFAVRFYTEEGNFDLVGNNMPVFFIQDAMKFPDLIHAVKPEPDNEIPQAASAHDTFWDFISLTPESAHMIMWAMSDRAIPRSLRMMEGFGVHTFRFINEAGKASFVKFHWKPLLGVHAVAWDEAQNISGKDPDFHRRDLWDAIESGSFPEWELGVQIIPEEDEFKFDFDLLDPTKLVPEELVPVERIGKMTLNRNPDNFFAETEQVAFHLGHIVPGIDFSNDPLLQGRLFSYTDTQLSRLGGPNFQEIPINRPLNGVHNNQRDGHMRQMINKGKTSYGPNSLANNDPQQVKEANGGFVSYQERIEARKIRARNKSFFDHFSQANLFFNSQSQPEKNHIIDALTFELGKVKTLAVRERMLGMLLQVDATLAKMVADGLGLQVPEGPVLNQNIPADGDPANYAPVKGKSAVKISPALSMANTIKDTIKSRKIAILAAEGVKAQSLNTVKAALEAEGAVAEIIAPKLGLIDDGIEADQSFLGAASVLFDAVYVAGGKGLDAEANALHFLNEAFKHCKAIAFEDGTEAILAATIFSQKVKDDPGVITGKDLIKNFITAIKGHRVWEREKSRLIPA; from the coding sequence ATGGAAAAGAAAAATACGCCACCCAAAAAAGGCACTGAAAGTGCTATAGATAAAAAGCTGGTAACGCAGCCAGAGAACGCGAAAACGGAAAGTTTGAAAGCTCATACTGCCGACGCCACCGGGGAATCAATGACCACGAATACTGGCCTTGCCATCAACGATGACCAAAATTCTTTAAAGGCCGGAGACCGGGGCCCAAGCCTGCTGGAAGATTTTATATTGCGGGAAAAGATCACGCATTTTGATCATGAACGCATTCCGGAGCGGGTGGTACATGCCCGCGGTTCTGGGGCGCATGGCATTTTCAAGGCCTATGGAAATGTTTCGAAAGCTACCAAAGCAAAATTTTTACTGGACACTGAAAGGGAAACTCCGTTGTTCGTCAGGTTCTCAACGGTGGCCGGCTCGAAAGGCTCTACCGATCTGGCCAGGGATGTCCGGGGCTTTGCCGTGCGGTTTTATACCGAAGAAGGAAACTTTGACCTGGTAGGCAATAACATGCCCGTATTTTTCATACAGGATGCGATGAAATTCCCTGACCTTATCCATGCCGTTAAGCCAGAGCCGGATAATGAGATCCCGCAGGCGGCTTCTGCTCACGATACTTTTTGGGATTTTATTTCATTAACGCCGGAATCTGCTCATATGATCATGTGGGCAATGAGCGACCGTGCGATTCCGCGCAGCCTCCGGATGATGGAAGGGTTCGGGGTACATACCTTCCGTTTCATCAACGAAGCAGGTAAGGCCAGTTTTGTTAAATTTCACTGGAAGCCCTTGTTAGGCGTTCATGCCGTGGCATGGGACGAGGCGCAGAATATTTCCGGTAAAGACCCGGATTTTCATCGCCGTGATCTTTGGGATGCTATCGAAAGCGGTTCCTTCCCGGAATGGGAGCTGGGCGTGCAGATCATACCGGAAGAAGACGAATTCAAGTTCGATTTCGATCTGCTTGATCCGACCAAGCTGGTGCCGGAGGAACTGGTGCCCGTTGAACGTATCGGTAAAATGACTTTGAACAGGAACCCGGACAATTTTTTTGCGGAGACCGAACAGGTCGCGTTTCACCTGGGACACATCGTACCCGGGATAGATTTCAGCAACGACCCCTTGCTGCAGGGCCGTCTGTTCTCTTATACGGATACCCAGCTGAGCCGCCTGGGAGGTCCTAACTTCCAAGAGATCCCGATCAATCGTCCGCTCAACGGCGTCCATAATAACCAGCGCGATGGGCATATGCGCCAAATGATCAATAAGGGAAAAACGAGTTACGGGCCAAATTCTTTAGCGAACAATGACCCGCAACAGGTGAAAGAAGCAAATGGCGGTTTTGTAAGTTACCAGGAGCGGATAGAGGCGCGCAAAATCAGGGCGAGGAACAAAAGTTTCTTTGATCATTTCAGCCAGGCAAATTTATTCTTCAACAGCCAGTCGCAGCCGGAAAAGAACCACATTATCGACGCATTAACTTTTGAACTTGGGAAGGTGAAAACCCTCGCGGTCCGTGAACGGATGCTGGGAATGCTCCTGCAGGTTGATGCGACACTGGCCAAAATGGTGGCTGACGGCCTTGGGCTGCAGGTACCTGAAGGACCTGTTCTTAACCAAAATATTCCGGCAGATGGCGATCCTGCAAATTATGCACCTGTTAAAGGTAAAAGCGCCGTAAAAATTTCACCTGCCTTAAGTATGGCCAATACCATCAAGGACACTATCAAAAGCCGTAAGATCGCGATCCTGGCAGCAGAGGGCGTAAAAGCACAATCCCTTAACACCGTCAAAGCTGCTTTGGAAGCCGAAGGCGCTGTTGCGGAGATTATCGCTCCGAAATTGGGATTGATCGATGATGGCATAGAGGCAGACCAGAGCTTTCTTGGTGCCGCTTCCGTATTGTTCGATGCGGTTTATGTGGCTGGTGGGAAGGGTTTGGATGCCGAGGCTAATGCTTTACATTTTCTGAACGAAGCGTTCAAACATTGTAAGGCTATCGCGTTTGAAGATGGAACGGAGGCGATATTGGCCGCTACCATTTTCTCGCAAAAAGTGAAAGATGATCCGGGCGTCATAACAGGAAAGGATCTGATCAAAAACTTTATTACCGCCATTAAAGGGCACAGGGTTTGGGAACGCGAAAAATCAAGGTTAATACCCGCATAA
- a CDS encoding ankyrin repeat domain-containing protein yields the protein MDVNNTLFFQAARTGDLDILNRLLREGMAVNNRDEKGYTPLIIACYNNQQDAAKLLLEAGADVNTGDAGGNTALMGVCFKGYPLIADLLIRYGANLDLQHGNGGTALMFAAMFGRNDMIRLLLANGANRNLTDNRGLSAFDLAAQQGNEEAIEVLESQ from the coding sequence ATGGATGTCAACAATACCTTATTCTTCCAGGCAGCCCGAACCGGTGACCTGGATATCCTAAACCGGCTGCTTCGTGAAGGGATGGCAGTTAACAACCGTGACGAGAAAGGTTATACGCCATTGATCATTGCCTGTTACAACAACCAGCAGGACGCCGCAAAGCTGCTGCTGGAGGCGGGCGCAGATGTCAACACCGGGGACGCAGGCGGTAATACCGCGCTGATGGGGGTTTGCTTTAAGGGTTACCCGCTTATTGCCGACTTGTTGATTCGGTACGGGGCAAACCTTGATCTTCAGCATGGTAACGGCGGTACAGCGCTGATGTTCGCCGCCATGTTTGGACGCAACGACATGATCCGGTTATTGTTGGCGAACGGTGCAAACCGGAATCTAACGGATAACCGTGGGCTTAGCGCATTCGACCTGGCTGCGCAACAAGGCAATGAAGAAGCCATTGAAGTTTTAGAAAGTCAATAA
- a CDS encoding low affinity iron permease family protein: MKRKKNLFECFSEWATKATGSSAAFILAVSVVVIWAATGPIAKYSQTWQLIINTGTTIITFLMVFLIQKSQNKDSKAIHLKLNELIASHEGTSNRMVDIENLTEKELDQLHKFYVQIAELAEKEDDLTCTHSIDAAEENNRDKTENLKKRKSYSK, from the coding sequence ATGAAACGAAAGAAAAACCTTTTTGAATGCTTTTCTGAATGGGCCACCAAAGCTACCGGCAGTTCTGCCGCCTTTATTCTCGCAGTGTCAGTGGTGGTTATTTGGGCTGCCACTGGCCCGATCGCCAAATATTCCCAGACCTGGCAGTTGATCATCAATACCGGGACGACCATTATTACATTTCTGATGGTTTTTCTGATCCAGAAATCACAAAACAAAGATTCCAAAGCGATCCATTTGAAACTGAATGAACTTATCGCTTCCCATGAAGGAACCAGCAACCGGATGGTGGATATAGAAAACCTGACCGAAAAGGAACTTGATCAGTTGCATAAGTTCTATGTGCAGATCGCTGAACTGGCAGAAAAGGAAGACGACCTGACTTGTACGCATTCTATCGATGCTGCCGAAGAGAATAACCGTGACAAAACTGAAAACCTTAAAAAACGGAAGTCTTATAGCAAATAA
- a CDS encoding alpha-amylase family glycosyl hydrolase, producing MKNTSLPSDTTVAGMGAVPLEQGVHFRVWAPNADAVFVSGSFNNFDKTSDPLESEGNGYWAGTAAEAKTGDEYKYFLQTPYGEFFRNDPYAKQMTNSAGNGVIYDGNRFDWGETEYQMPSWNKLVIYELHTGTFNVKEEGKPGDLYGVIQKLPYLKELGINAIEVMPPFEFPGGFSWGYNPAQPFAIESEYGGPDAFKSLVKAAHEQGIAVILDVVYNHFGPGDLDLWQFDGWSENGKGGIYFYNDWKSETPWGDTRPDYGRGEVRQYLRDNALMWLEEYRVDGLRMDMIPYIRNVHADESPGSMLEDGLSLLRWINGEIAEKFPWKLTIAEDLHGLDSITNPTDGDGLGFGAQWDGDFVHPVRYAIIAPDDAERDMYAMEAALMRQYSGNPFHRIVYTESHDEVANGKARVAEEISDGDVNNWYSKKRASLGMAMVLTSPGIPMIFQGHELLEDRWFSDTDPIDWNREKEFNGFVHLHRDLIRLRLNKGGISEGLTGRNTEVIRVDNEKKMLVFQRWQEGVAGDTTVVVLNFSGQAYSDYRIGMPGAGLWKIRFNSDWEGYDQEFGDYTVLDTNAEEQECDGYPHSASISAGPYSAIILSQDK from the coding sequence ATGAAAAATACATCTTTACCCTCTGATACAACGGTGGCCGGTATGGGTGCCGTGCCTCTTGAACAAGGTGTCCACTTCCGTGTTTGGGCACCGAACGCAGATGCTGTCTTTGTAAGCGGCAGTTTTAATAATTTTGATAAAACATCTGACCCGCTGGAAAGCGAAGGTAATGGTTACTGGGCAGGCACGGCAGCGGAGGCCAAAACCGGCGATGAATATAAGTATTTCCTCCAAACACCTTATGGTGAGTTTTTCCGGAATGATCCATATGCCAAACAGATGACCAACTCTGCAGGCAATGGCGTTATATATGACGGTAACCGGTTTGACTGGGGCGAAACTGAATACCAAATGCCCTCCTGGAATAAACTGGTGATCTACGAGCTTCATACCGGCACCTTTAATGTTAAAGAAGAAGGAAAGCCCGGGGATCTGTATGGTGTGATCCAAAAGCTGCCTTATTTGAAAGAGCTGGGGATCAATGCCATAGAGGTAATGCCTCCTTTCGAATTTCCCGGTGGCTTTTCCTGGGGATATAACCCTGCCCAGCCCTTCGCAATCGAATCGGAATACGGCGGCCCAGACGCGTTCAAAAGTCTGGTAAAAGCAGCACACGAGCAGGGCATCGCTGTCATCCTGGATGTGGTCTACAATCATTTCGGCCCAGGCGACCTCGATCTCTGGCAGTTTGATGGCTGGTCAGAGAACGGCAAAGGCGGTATCTATTTTTATAATGACTGGAAGTCGGAGACACCGTGGGGGGATACCCGCCCTGATTACGGCAGGGGAGAGGTCAGGCAATACTTGCGTGATAATGCCCTGATGTGGCTGGAAGAATACCGGGTGGACGGACTGCGTATGGATATGATCCCCTACATCAGGAATGTACACGCTGATGAGAGTCCGGGCAGCATGCTGGAAGACGGGCTTAGCCTGCTCCGCTGGATCAACGGCGAGATCGCTGAAAAATTTCCCTGGAAACTGACCATCGCAGAAGACCTGCACGGCCTGGATAGCATCACTAACCCGACCGATGGTGATGGCTTAGGCTTCGGTGCTCAATGGGATGGTGATTTCGTGCACCCGGTGCGCTACGCAATCATAGCTCCGGACGATGCAGAAAGGGATATGTACGCGATGGAAGCGGCGCTGATGCGACAATACAGCGGCAATCCCTTTCATAGGATCGTTTATACTGAAAGTCATGACGAAGTGGCCAATGGGAAAGCCCGGGTGGCCGAAGAAATTTCCGACGGTGACGTGAATAACTGGTATTCCAAAAAACGCGCATCGCTGGGAATGGCGATGGTGCTCACTTCGCCCGGGATCCCGATGATCTTTCAGGGACATGAGCTTCTGGAAGACCGCTGGTTTTCCGATACGGACCCCATTGACTGGAACCGGGAGAAGGAATTCAACGGATTCGTACACTTGCACCGCGACCTGATCCGTCTACGCTTGAATAAAGGCGGTATCAGCGAGGGATTAACCGGGCGAAACACCGAAGTCATCAGGGTAGATAATGAGAAGAAAATGCTGGTGTTTCAGCGCTGGCAGGAGGGAGTGGCGGGAGATACCACAGTCGTCGTGCTGAACTTCTCAGGACAAGCCTACTCCGATTATCGGATAGGCATGCCGGGCGCGGGACTGTGGAAGATTCGTTTCAACAGCGATTGGGAAGGCTATGACCAGGAGTTCGGCGATTATACCGTATTGGATACCAATGCTGAAGAACAGGAATGCGATGGATATCCGCATTCAGCCAGTATCTCGGCAGGACCCTACTCGGCCATTATACTTTCGCAGGATAAATGA
- a CDS encoding DUF1003 domain-containing protein encodes MKGKSVSRSVPDPKGGPDDRAAILLSDILGSVWLLIAFLALIGFYLLWNFGLIKGLQPFDEAPFNVLDTILSIFAIVLSVAVLISQKRQRRLEKIREQVEFEVNVRAEHEITKILEMLHTIQQKLGITNNDQELEEMKKKTDIADIHEKIRKNS; translated from the coding sequence ATGAAGGGAAAATCTGTTTCGCGTTCTGTACCTGATCCTAAAGGAGGGCCAGATGACCGGGCAGCAATCCTGCTGTCGGATATATTGGGTAGTGTGTGGCTTTTGATTGCATTCCTCGCTCTTATTGGGTTTTACCTGCTTTGGAACTTCGGACTGATTAAAGGACTGCAACCATTTGACGAGGCTCCGTTTAATGTGCTTGACACGATACTGTCGATATTTGCTATCGTGCTTTCTGTTGCGGTTTTGATTAGTCAAAAGCGGCAGCGCCGTCTGGAAAAGATCCGCGAGCAGGTAGAATTCGAAGTAAACGTACGCGCTGAGCATGAGATCACCAAGATACTGGAAATGCTGCACACAATTCAGCAAAAGCTAGGTATAACCAATAATGATCAGGAACTGGAAGAAATGAAAAAAAAAACGGATATCGCTGACATTCACGAAAAGATCAGGAAGAACAGTTAA